The proteins below are encoded in one region of Thermosipho atlanticus DSM 15807:
- a CDS encoding xanthine dehydrogenase family protein molybdopterin-binding subunit produces MKVIGKKVQRIDGLQKAYGSAKYASDYYFHNMLYASVVYANVPHGILKSIDTSKAYELPGVVYVATYKDVPGSNKFGHIIKDMNFLVPVGDKIRFEGDVIALIAAESKEIAEQAAKLVEFEIEELPPVLTIDDAIKDQVIVNGSSNIGFHRKIRRGDINEAFSNADLVIEMEFETGYQEHAYLEPQGAVAYYTPDNILEIYVSAQCPFYVHEDVANILNIPLNKINVIQTETGGGFGGKEDVPSYIASKPALLSYLTRRPVKLIYTREMDIKETSKRHPSKSYYKVAFKKDGTILGVKSSTYLDMGAYSTLSPIVMYRTTVHSCSTYKVPNVHVDVYGVYTNKVPCGAFRGFGSPQVLFAMESVIDEAAKKLGIDPYEIRLKNTLDIGDETATGHKLTQSVGAKKTLQKVFTMSNYSELKRKVEEFNKNNKYKKRGLGWSHIFYGVSLGSGGQHLDGASAEVLVHPDGTINIMIGNTEMGQGAKTTMAIIASEILGQHVDKITVLQPQTLVIQDSGPTVASRTTFFSGNAVKIATEKIRNNIIEFLTDFYGVGKTEIKFADGKVYIRDKIISFDEVAELCNKHNVKLSEVGWYKSPKLHFDQENGVGEAYITYTFSTQLSLVEVDLLTGKIDLKEAWVCHDIGKVINYDGAVGQVHGGVIQGMGYAIMEEIKQENGKILTDNFNNYIIPSIKDIPEKIHVDFVEDEFSEGPFGAKGLGEPSLMSSPPSIANAVSNAINKRINRIPISMEDIIKIQTGGKSDE; encoded by the coding sequence GTGAAAGTAATAGGAAAAAAAGTTCAAAGGATAGACGGTCTTCAAAAAGCATACGGAAGTGCAAAATACGCTTCAGATTATTATTTTCACAACATGTTGTATGCAAGTGTAGTATATGCAAATGTTCCTCATGGAATACTGAAAAGCATTGATACATCAAAAGCGTATGAGCTTCCAGGTGTTGTATATGTAGCAACTTACAAAGATGTTCCAGGTTCAAATAAATTTGGACACATCATTAAAGATATGAATTTTTTGGTACCTGTTGGTGACAAAATTCGATTTGAAGGTGATGTAATTGCATTGATTGCGGCAGAATCAAAAGAAATTGCTGAACAAGCTGCAAAACTCGTTGAGTTTGAAATTGAAGAACTTCCACCTGTTTTAACTATTGACGACGCAATTAAAGACCAGGTAATTGTAAATGGAAGCTCTAATATCGGTTTTCATCGAAAAATTAGAAGAGGAGATATCAATGAAGCTTTTAGTAACGCAGATTTAGTTATTGAGATGGAATTTGAAACAGGTTATCAAGAACATGCATACCTTGAACCACAAGGTGCAGTAGCATATTATACTCCAGACAACATTTTAGAAATATATGTCAGTGCTCAATGTCCATTTTATGTTCATGAAGATGTTGCAAATATTTTAAACATTCCATTAAACAAAATAAACGTTATCCAGACAGAAACTGGCGGAGGGTTCGGGGGAAAAGAAGATGTTCCATCATATATTGCATCTAAACCTGCTCTTTTATCCTATCTCACCAGAAGACCTGTAAAATTAATTTATACACGTGAAATGGATATTAAAGAAACAAGTAAAAGACACCCCAGTAAATCGTATTACAAGGTTGCTTTTAAAAAAGATGGAACAATTTTAGGGGTAAAATCTAGTACTTATTTAGACATGGGCGCATATTCAACTCTTTCGCCTATAGTAATGTATCGTACCACAGTACATTCATGCAGTACATACAAAGTTCCCAATGTTCACGTAGATGTATATGGAGTATATACTAATAAAGTACCTTGTGGCGCTTTTCGTGGTTTTGGATCACCCCAAGTCTTATTTGCAATGGAATCAGTAATTGATGAAGCTGCTAAAAAACTGGGAATTGACCCATACGAAATCAGATTAAAAAATACTCTTGACATAGGAGATGAAACAGCAACCGGTCATAAATTAACTCAATCTGTTGGCGCAAAGAAAACTTTACAGAAAGTCTTCACAATGTCAAATTATTCGGAATTAAAGAGAAAAGTTGAAGAATTTAACAAAAACAATAAATATAAAAAGCGTGGACTAGGCTGGTCACATATCTTCTACGGTGTAAGTCTAGGTTCTGGTGGGCAACATTTAGACGGAGCAAGTGCTGAAGTTTTAGTACATCCAGATGGTACAATAAACATTATGATTGGAAATACCGAAATGGGCCAAGGTGCAAAAACTACAATGGCTATCATTGCTTCAGAGATTCTTGGACAACATGTTGATAAAATTACTGTACTACAACCGCAAACCTTAGTAATACAAGATAGTGGTCCAACTGTTGCATCAAGAACAACCTTTTTCAGTGGAAATGCTGTTAAAATCGCAACTGAAAAAATCAGAAATAATATTATTGAATTTTTAACTGACTTTTATGGTGTTGGAAAAACTGAGATAAAATTTGCTGATGGAAAAGTTTACATAAGAGATAAAATAATTTCTTTTGATGAAGTTGCAGAATTATGTAACAAACACAACGTCAAATTATCAGAAGTCGGTTGGTATAAGTCACCAAAATTGCATTTTGATCAAGAAAATGGAGTTGGTGAGGCTTATATTACTTATACTTTCAGTACTCAACTTTCTTTGGTAGAGGTCGATCTTTTAACTGGAAAAATTGACCTTAAAGAAGCGTGGGTATGTCATGACATTGGTAAGGTTATTAACTATGATGGAGCTGTTGGGCAAGTTCACGGCGGAGTCATTCAAGGTATGGGATATGCAATAATGGAAGAAATTAAACAAGAAAACGGAAAAATTTTAACAGATAATTTCAATAATTATATTATTCCTTCAATTAAAGATATTCCAGAAAAAATACATGTTGATTTTGTCGAAGATGAATTTTCTGAAGGTCCATTTGGGGCAAAAGGTCTGGGAGAACCTTCTTTAATGAGTTCTCCACCATCAATTGCAAATGCCGTCTCAAATGCTATAAACAAAAGAATTAATAGAATACCCATTTCTATGGAAGATATAATCAAAATTCAAACGGGAGGGAAAAGTGATGAATAA
- the ade gene encoding adenine deaminase — translation MKIYEIVPVALGKKLPDVLIKNANLVNVFSGKIERTNIALFKKRIAGIGNEYNDGKEVIDLKGAYILPGLIDAHVHIESSILSPVEFAKSILPFGTTTIIADPHEIANVLGVEGIEYMIKSTEGIPLNVYFAIPSAVPATKFETSGSTLGPEDMVSLVDKYPFRIIALGEVMNFPGVLNCDRELIAKIEILRHKYKKIDGHAPGLSGKELNAYIDAFVRSDHECETANEALEKLSKGMQIFIREGTAARNLDSLLPAVDIINHHFFSFCTDDRDPLDIQKRGHINGIVKTAISKGIDPIIAIRMATINTARYFNLRSMGAIAPGYKADFVVVDDLKNFNVLYVIKDSKIVAQDGNLVVKISSIYKNVPETIGAINIVPPEKINLKVRDMNKKIRVIHLKKGTLLTDELHIEPKVKNGYIVCDPINDISKIVVIDRHKASGYSIGFVKGLNIKQGAIATTIGHDSHNLAVVGNNDEDILLAIKRIQEIKGGIVAVQNGNILSEMPLPIAGLMSDKPLKEVIKEVNHLKDAIEKLGTSEDILMHIHFLQLAVIPKLKITDKGLIDISQQKILSLYLE, via the coding sequence ATGAAAATTTATGAAATTGTTCCAGTTGCATTGGGGAAGAAATTACCAGACGTATTAATTAAAAATGCAAACTTGGTTAACGTTTTCTCAGGAAAAATTGAAAGAACCAATATTGCACTATTTAAAAAACGAATTGCAGGAATAGGAAATGAATATAACGATGGAAAAGAGGTTATTGATCTGAAAGGTGCATATATCTTACCGGGTTTAATAGACGCTCATGTTCATATTGAAAGTTCAATATTATCACCTGTTGAATTTGCTAAGTCAATTTTACCATTCGGTACAACTACTATAATTGCTGATCCTCACGAAATTGCCAATGTTTTGGGAGTTGAAGGAATAGAATATATGATTAAATCAACTGAAGGAATTCCTTTGAACGTTTATTTTGCTATTCCTTCTGCTGTTCCTGCCACGAAGTTTGAAACATCCGGGTCAACCCTTGGCCCCGAAGATATGGTCAGCCTGGTAGATAAATATCCTTTTCGTATCATTGCACTTGGTGAGGTCATGAATTTTCCAGGTGTCTTAAATTGTGATAGAGAATTAATTGCTAAAATTGAAATTTTAAGGCATAAATATAAAAAGATTGATGGTCATGCTCCTGGACTATCTGGAAAGGAACTTAATGCATACATTGACGCCTTTGTAAGATCAGATCATGAATGTGAAACTGCTAATGAAGCATTAGAAAAACTTTCTAAAGGAATGCAAATTTTTATTCGTGAAGGAACAGCAGCAAGAAATCTAGATTCCTTATTACCTGCGGTCGATATAATTAATCATCATTTCTTTTCTTTCTGTACCGATGACAGAGATCCTTTAGATATTCAAAAAAGAGGTCATATTAATGGTATTGTAAAAACAGCAATAAGTAAAGGAATTGATCCTATTATTGCTATTAGAATGGCGACAATAAATACCGCACGTTACTTTAATTTACGAAGTATGGGAGCAATAGCTCCAGGTTACAAAGCCGACTTTGTTGTAGTTGATGATCTAAAGAATTTTAATGTTTTGTACGTTATAAAAGACTCAAAAATAGTTGCTCAAGATGGTAACCTAGTTGTAAAAATTTCTAGCATTTACAAAAATGTTCCCGAAACAATTGGTGCGATTAATATTGTACCTCCAGAAAAAATCAATTTAAAAGTTAGAGATATGAATAAAAAAATTAGGGTAATCCATTTGAAAAAAGGTACTTTATTAACAGATGAACTTCATATTGAACCAAAAGTAAAAAATGGGTATATTGTATGTGATCCAATAAATGATATTTCTAAAATAGTTGTTATTGATAGACACAAGGCAAGTGGATATAGTATCGGTTTTGTAAAAGGACTAAATATTAAACAAGGCGCAATTGCAACTACAATTGGACATGATTCTCATAATCTTGCAGTTGTTGGAAACAATGATGAAGATATTCTGCTAGCAATTAAAAGAATTCAGGAAATAAAAGGTGGAATAGTTGCTGTGCAAAATGGTAATATTCTTTCTGAAATGCCATTACCAATTGCTGGATTAATGTCTGATAAACCATTAAAAGAAGTAATTAAAGAAGTAAATCATCTTAAAGATGCGATTGAAAAACTTGGAACAAGTGAAGATATTTTAATGCATATCCATTTCTTGCAACTTGCTGTTATTCCAAAGTTGAAAATTACGGATAAAGGTTTGATTGACATTTCACAACAAAAAATTCTTAGCTTATACTTAGAGTAA
- a CDS encoding ABC transporter ATP-binding protein: MSEKKVLVKVDNLVKHFPIRAGVFKRIVAWVRAVDDISFEIYEGETLGMVGESGCGKTTAGMTLLRLYEPTSGRIIVDNEDTTFYFMPRFKAKQYLKKTYIRKFKTENPETFTGIDKKYYEIYKDSGEKGFYDVLLSNLNEKRSEFRKTMQIVFQDPYSSLNPRIRIKTIVSEGPVMHKVIKKSEIIEKVKSALEEVGIHGDHMYRFPHQFSGGQRQRIGIARALLMNPKLIVADEAVAALDVSIRSQVINLMLDLQKKHNLTYLFISHDLSVIKYISDRIIVMYLGKIVEDASKKDLFDEPLHPYTRALMSAIPVPNPEYKKKRIILKGDVPSPVNPPSGCRFHPRCPVAKEICAKEEPQLREITPGHKVACHFPGSLK; the protein is encoded by the coding sequence ATGAGCGAAAAAAAAGTACTTGTAAAAGTTGATAATCTTGTTAAACATTTCCCTATTAGAGCCGGAGTCTTTAAGAGAATAGTAGCATGGGTTAGAGCTGTTGACGATATAAGCTTTGAAATTTACGAAGGTGAAACTTTAGGAATGGTTGGAGAATCTGGTTGTGGGAAGACAACCGCAGGTATGACGTTATTAAGACTTTATGAACCAACTTCTGGAAGAATAATTGTTGACAATGAAGATACAACCTTCTACTTTATGCCCCGTTTTAAAGCAAAACAATATCTTAAAAAAACCTATATCAGAAAATTCAAAACTGAAAATCCTGAAACATTCACAGGTATTGATAAAAAATATTACGAAATATATAAAGATTCTGGTGAAAAAGGATTTTATGACGTATTATTATCAAATTTAAATGAAAAAAGATCTGAATTTAGGAAAACAATGCAAATTGTTTTCCAAGATCCTTATAGTTCATTAAATCCAAGAATTAGAATAAAAACAATTGTTTCTGAAGGACCAGTAATGCACAAAGTAATCAAAAAATCAGAAATAATTGAAAAAGTAAAATCTGCTCTTGAAGAAGTTGGAATTCACGGGGATCATATGTACAGATTTCCACATCAATTTTCTGGAGGACAAAGGCAAAGAATCGGAATTGCAAGAGCACTTTTAATGAATCCAAAATTAATAGTTGCAGATGAAGCAGTTGCTGCTTTGGACGTTTCTATCAGATCACAAGTAATAAACTTGATGCTTGATTTGCAAAAGAAACATAATCTAACTTATCTTTTTATATCTCACGACCTTTCAGTTATCAAATATATCTCAGATAGAATTATTGTTATGTATTTGGGAAAAATCGTCGAAGATGCATCTAAGAAAGATTTATTCGATGAACCATTGCATCCATATACTCGCGCATTAATGAGTGCAATACCTGTTCCAAATCCTGAATACAAAAAGAAAAGAATTATACTTAAAGGTGATGTGCCAAGTCCTGTTAATCCACCGTCAGGATGTAGATTCCATCCTAGATGTCCAGTGGCAAAAGAAATCTGTGCAAAAGAAGAACCTCAATTAAGAGAAATTACTCCCGGACATAAGGTGGCTTGTCACTTTCCTGGTTCTCTAAAGTAA
- a CDS encoding ABC transporter ATP-binding protein — MEKKPLLEVKNLKTYFYTEDGIVKAVDGVDFEVYPGETLGIVGESGSGKSVTSLSILRLLDPNGEILKDSQIIFEGKNLLELSEDEMRKIRGNDIAMIFQEPMVALNPVFTIGEQIIEAIMLHQDVSKTEARKMAIEMLKKVGIPEPEKRVDEYPHELSGGMRQRAMIAMALSCRPKLLIADEPTTALDVTIQAQILELMRELQKEYGMAIILITHDVGVIAENADRVVVMYGGMVMETADVKELFKEMRHPYTWGLLNSIPRLDIEQDRLYNIPGIVPDPLHFPPGCRFNTRCEFADERCKKEIPPLYEISKGHYSRCFYYKKVEELQKLKKAGESA; from the coding sequence TTGGAGAAGAAACCATTATTAGAAGTTAAAAATCTAAAGACATATTTTTATACAGAAGATGGAATAGTGAAAGCAGTTGATGGGGTTGATTTTGAAGTTTATCCTGGTGAAACTTTAGGAATCGTTGGTGAATCTGGTAGTGGAAAAAGTGTTACATCACTCTCAATTTTAAGATTATTAGATCCAAATGGTGAAATTTTAAAAGATTCACAAATAATTTTTGAAGGAAAAAATTTATTAGAACTTTCAGAAGATGAAATGAGAAAAATTAGAGGAAATGACATTGCAATGATTTTCCAAGAACCAATGGTGGCACTTAACCCTGTTTTTACAATTGGAGAACAAATAATAGAGGCCATTATGTTACACCAAGATGTTAGTAAAACTGAAGCTAGAAAAATGGCTATTGAAATGCTTAAAAAAGTTGGAATTCCTGAGCCAGAAAAGCGTGTTGATGAATATCCACATGAATTATCCGGTGGTATGCGACAAAGAGCAATGATCGCAATGGCTTTATCATGCCGCCCTAAGCTACTAATCGCCGATGAACCTACAACAGCTTTAGATGTTACAATTCAGGCGCAAATTCTTGAATTGATGAGAGAACTTCAAAAAGAATATGGAATGGCAATTATACTCATCACTCACGATGTAGGTGTAATTGCCGAAAATGCAGATAGAGTTGTTGTTATGTATGGTGGAATGGTAATGGAAACAGCTGATGTTAAAGAATTATTCAAAGAAATGAGACATCCGTATACTTGGGGACTACTAAACTCAATTCCAAGACTTGACATTGAACAAGACAGATTGTATAACATCCCGGGGATTGTACCAGATCCATTACATTTTCCACCAGGTTGTAGATTTAATACAAGATGTGAATTTGCTGACGAAAGATGTAAAAAAGAAATACCACCTTTATACGAGATATCAAAAGGACATTATTCTAGATGTTTCTATTACAAAAAAGTCGAGGAACTCCAGAAACTTAAAAAGGCTGGTGAAAGTGCATGA
- a CDS encoding ABC transporter permease produces the protein MNTEFKRTLRKLFKNPSAILGFSLLLFFILVAVFAPLIAPPINPMFPDENGNPMKLDNPYIMPILSWSSDPVPPSKDHPFGMIAGRDIFYGVVWGTRTAFKIGLIVVSASTLIGIIIGSIAGYFGGWIDEVLMRLTDVFLSIPFLLAAMVLTTILGSGLDKVMIAMIIFGWMATARLIRANILQVKEEQFVLAAKALGIRNFIIIIRHILPNTIFPVLVQATMRLGSLVITAAALSFLGLGAPIGYADWGSMLNYTRNYILGASGQALAYWYTVFYPGMAMVLFVLSWNLVGDALRDVFDPKLK, from the coding sequence ATGAATACTGAGTTTAAAAGAACATTAAGAAAGTTATTTAAAAACCCATCTGCAATTTTAGGATTTTCGCTATTGTTATTTTTCATTTTAGTCGCAGTATTTGCACCTTTGATTGCTCCACCAATCAACCCTATGTTTCCTGACGAAAATGGTAATCCTATGAAATTGGATAATCCATACATTATGCCTATATTATCTTGGAGTTCTGATCCAGTGCCTCCAAGTAAAGATCATCCGTTTGGAATGATAGCTGGTAGAGATATTTTCTACGGAGTAGTTTGGGGCACTAGGACAGCCTTTAAAATAGGTTTAATTGTTGTTTCTGCGTCAACTTTAATTGGTATAATTATTGGTTCTATTGCTGGATATTTTGGAGGTTGGATCGATGAAGTTTTAATGAGGCTTACTGACGTTTTTCTTTCAATCCCGTTTCTCCTTGCCGCAATGGTTTTAACCACAATTCTTGGAAGTGGACTCGATAAAGTAATGATTGCGATGATTATCTTTGGATGGATGGCTACTGCAAGATTGATCAGAGCAAATATCTTACAAGTTAAAGAAGAACAATTTGTACTTGCAGCTAAAGCACTTGGAATTAGAAACTTTATTATAATTATAAGACACATTTTACCAAACACTATTTTTCCTGTTTTAGTTCAAGCAACTATGAGGCTCGGATCACTTGTTATAACAGCAGCAGCACTATCGTTCCTAGGATTAGGTGCACCTATTGGATATGCCGATTGGGGTTCCATGCTCAACTATACTCGAAATTATATTTTAGGAGCAAGTGGACAGGCACTTGCATATTGGTACACAGTTTTTTATCCAGGTATGGCAATGGTCCTCTTTGTGCTTTCGTGGAATCTTGTCGGCGATGCCCTTAGAGATGTCTTTGATCCGAAATTGAAATAA
- a CDS encoding ABC transporter permease encodes MTAYIIRRLLLLPLILFGVTLIIFSFTEVLGPEKLLSAYVNPNVFDKLSNEELDKLIEKYGLNDPMWTRYFKWISGVFRGDLGWSVTAKEPVAKAIKERIPYTIELALYAMIPVIGVGIWLGVAAAVKRDKFLDHFIRIFAIVGWSLPDFVFGLIVLMIFYSVLGWFPPGTMSGWAEEIVKSPEFKRITHILSIDALLNGRLDIFWDALRHLIGPILTISWLWWAYLLRITRSSMLEVLGKEYVRTARAKGVPEKDVINKHARKNAMIPVVTVAGAMVIGLLSGTVIVEVIFNRIGMGRFTAQAATQLDYAAVLGSVLFYSTVLILGNLIIDILYAAIDPRIRLG; translated from the coding sequence TTGACGGCTTATATTATTCGTAGACTTCTGTTACTCCCACTAATACTTTTTGGAGTAACACTGATAATTTTTAGCTTTACTGAAGTACTTGGTCCCGAGAAACTTCTGTCAGCATATGTAAATCCAAATGTTTTTGACAAACTTTCAAATGAAGAATTAGACAAATTAATTGAAAAATATGGACTCAATGATCCTATGTGGACAAGATATTTTAAATGGATCAGTGGTGTCTTTAGAGGCGATCTTGGCTGGTCAGTTACTGCAAAAGAACCAGTTGCTAAAGCTATAAAGGAAAGGATACCATATACTATTGAATTGGCGCTTTATGCCATGATTCCTGTTATAGGAGTTGGAATATGGCTCGGAGTAGCTGCCGCAGTTAAAAGAGATAAATTTTTAGATCATTTTATTAGAATTTTTGCTATTGTAGGATGGTCGTTACCTGACTTTGTTTTCGGTTTGATTGTACTAATGATTTTCTACTCAGTTCTTGGTTGGTTTCCACCCGGTACAATGAGTGGTTGGGCAGAAGAAATTGTAAAATCTCCAGAATTCAAACGTATAACTCATATCCTTTCAATTGATGCACTATTAAACGGTAGACTTGATATATTTTGGGATGCTCTCAGACATCTAATCGGACCAATTCTAACAATTTCATGGCTTTGGTGGGCTTATTTGCTTAGAATTACACGTTCAAGCATGTTAGAAGTTTTGGGAAAAGAATATGTTAGAACTGCAAGAGCAAAAGGTGTTCCAGAAAAAGATGTTATAAATAAACATGCAAGGAAAAACGCAATGATCCCAGTAGTTACTGTTGCTGGTGCAATGGTAATTGGACTTCTTTCTGGTACAGTAATTGTTGAAGTTATTTTCAATAGAATTGGTATGGGAAGATTTACTGCACAAGCTGCAACACAATTAGATTATGCTGCTGTTCTTGGAAGTGTTCTTTTCTATTCGACAGTTTTAATATTAGGGAATTTAATTATAGATATTTTATATGCAGCTATAGATCCAAGAATAAGACTCGGTTAA
- the uvrC gene encoding excinuclease ABC subunit UvrC, with protein MLEKKLIEKVSNKPGVYLFKRNKEYIYIGKAKNLKKRLASHFNLKEEKSKLIINEATSLETIIVTNEKEALLLEATLINKYQPKYNVMLKGNEFYPYIRISNDKFPYIEVVRSRKKDGIYFGPYTNIRFTKVLVEILQKILKFRTCKKELSKIKKPCILFHLNTCTAPCIENIDKKSYQTSISKLYSILKGDFDFVRNFIRDKMEHHAKMLDFENAIKYRDLLYSFEKLLNSQGVILSDKRNVDYIAFDHNIFVILKVRGGVLISKLIYEGDFDIEEFLYHFYYGISSERPDRIVIDNKLSFDFDITISTPIDSDDEGLLKIAYENLLDKIYNNAFDIETLKELKELLKLKKIPKLIEGTDISHRSGKYTVASLIVFENGKPRKDLYRKYKLGNILDDFKSIKLLIKKRYTKHKLPDLFFVDGGRGQVNAALEAFKELGFSPVVVGLAKENEIIITKEKEFVLPFEHPILRMFVKIRDETHRVANAFSNNLYLKNYRTKILDEIPGIGPKRKKLLLKNYGSIENIKNAPLEELEKLIGKKLAKRLKEEL; from the coding sequence ATGCTTGAAAAAAAATTAATAGAAAAAGTCTCAAATAAACCTGGAGTATATTTATTTAAAAGAAATAAAGAATACATTTATATTGGAAAAGCCAAAAATTTGAAAAAACGTCTGGCTTCTCACTTTAATTTGAAAGAAGAAAAAAGTAAATTAATTATTAATGAGGCAACAAGTTTAGAAACAATCATCGTCACAAATGAAAAGGAAGCACTCTTATTAGAAGCAACATTAATAAATAAATATCAACCAAAATACAATGTAATGTTGAAGGGAAATGAATTTTATCCTTACATTAGAATTTCCAATGATAAATTTCCATATATTGAAGTTGTAAGAAGCAGGAAAAAAGACGGTATTTATTTTGGACCATATACTAACATAAGATTTACAAAAGTTCTTGTAGAAATTCTTCAAAAAATATTAAAATTTAGAACTTGTAAAAAAGAATTATCAAAAATCAAAAAACCATGTATACTCTTTCATTTAAATACATGTACAGCTCCATGTATAGAAAATATTGATAAAAAATCTTATCAAACTAGTATTTCAAAACTTTATTCAATTCTTAAAGGGGACTTCGATTTTGTAAGAAATTTTATAAGAGATAAAATGGAACATCATGCAAAAATGTTAGATTTCGAAAATGCAATTAAATATAGAGACCTACTTTACTCTTTTGAAAAGCTTTTGAATTCTCAGGGGGTTATTTTAAGTGATAAGCGTAATGTTGATTATATTGCTTTTGATCATAATATATTTGTAATTTTGAAAGTTAGAGGTGGTGTTCTAATTTCAAAATTAATTTATGAAGGTGATTTTGATATCGAAGAATTTCTTTATCATTTTTATTATGGAATTTCAAGTGAAAGACCCGATAGAATAGTAATTGACAACAAACTTTCATTTGATTTTGACATTACAATTTCAACACCTATTGATTCAGATGATGAAGGGCTTTTAAAAATTGCTTATGAAAATTTACTTGATAAAATTTACAATAATGCTTTTGATATTGAAACTCTTAAAGAACTAAAAGAATTATTAAAACTAAAAAAAATCCCAAAACTAATTGAAGGAACTGATATTTCACATCGCAGCGGAAAATATACTGTAGCTTCTTTAATAGTCTTTGAAAATGGAAAACCAAGAAAAGATTTATATAGAAAATATAAATTGGGGAATATCTTAGATGATTTTAAAAGTATAAAACTGCTGATCAAAAAAAGATATACCAAACACAAACTACCTGATCTCTTTTTCGTTGATGGTGGACGTGGACAAGTTAACGCTGCTTTAGAAGCCTTCAAAGAATTAGGATTTTCTCCTGTAGTTGTTGGACTTGCAAAAGAAAATGAAATAATTATTACAAAGGAAAAAGAATTTGTTCTACCCTTTGAACATCCGATTTTGAGAATGTTTGTTAAAATCAGAGATGAAACTCACAGAGTCGCAAATGCGTTTAGTAATAATTTATATTTAAAAAATTATCGCACAAAAATTTTAGATGAAATTCCTGGAATAGGACCAAAACGTAAAAAACTCTTATTAAAAAACTACGGTTCTATTGAAAATATTAAAAATGCACCTCTTGAAGAACTGGAAAAATTAATTGGTAAAAAACTTGCCAAACGTTTAAAAGAAGAATTATAG
- the gcvH gene encoding glycine cleavage system protein GcvH — protein MKKYTKSHEWVDTETGLVGITNHAQEELGDIVYVDLPETGTEVNKGDVLLSIESVKAASDVYAPVSGKIVEINSELDSSPELVNEDAEGKGWLVKIEFSNPSELEELLSEEEYKKFLESEGE, from the coding sequence ATGAAAAAATATACAAAGTCTCATGAATGGGTAGACACTGAAACTGGACTAGTTGGAATTACCAATCACGCTCAAGAAGAACTGGGGGATATTGTTTATGTAGATTTACCAGAGACAGGCACAGAAGTAAATAAAGGTGATGTTCTTTTATCAATTGAAAGTGTTAAAGCTGCTTCTGATGTTTATGCACCAGTTTCTGGAAAAATAGTTGAAATAAATTCCGAACTTGATTCATCACCAGAATTAGTTAATGAAGATGCCGAAGGAAAAGGTTGGCTTGTCAAAATTGAATTTTCAAATCCTTCAGAATTAGAAGAACTTTTGAGTGAAGAAGAATATAAAAAATTTTTAGAAAGCGAAGGTGAGTAA